In Anopheles gambiae chromosome 2, idAnoGambNW_F1_1, whole genome shotgun sequence, a single window of DNA contains:
- the LOC1269524 gene encoding uncharacterized protein LOC1269524 isoform X3: protein MRPKMVREISYVSIKSRSKPVIFVHSLVSNRFTRKYGVLSLILLTALGLLYYRRVLFFCDDLQQKYIHQTLPLYQRSVSLTFGNESWLQGEDTGERDHWLPIGEPKKRFKIYSAYFDPRLEVVESFPTPDGFLPFGSVRIFAILPFHVRKGDIFCNFRSDNTYVAQHQADRVEAVHEHWNMEFAASYVICKLAGNITKREARLPDEVALSYLSEPSMREATSFVRIKYPTTDRLLRSAPTRSLAVCVGPLHHDFAHALRVVEFFEYYQMNGAERFYVYNKSATPEVDTVLRHYQAAGLVQVLDWHFEGYKFESELRYEGIFVALNDCFYRATIAGGFKYTAIVDFDELLFPTSDNETLLEYLQTKDRYDVHSFNFQGVFFYDIYSPDFSKVPPWANNTYLYTQVRNVRTKNPLLHHNRSKYVLKGRNVLEAGNHFVWKAVRARFQ from the exons ATGCGACCCAAAATGGTTCGAGAAATATCGTACGTTTCCATCAAATCTCGTTCTAAACCAGTGATTTTTGTGCACTCGTTAGTATCAAATCGATTTACGCGAAAATATGGCGTATTGTCCCTAATTCTGTTGACAGCCCTCGGGCTGCTTTATTACCGACGAGTTTTGTTT TTCTGTGATGATTTGCAGCAAAAGTACATCCATCAAACACTACCACTGTATCAGCGTTCCGTATCCTTAACGTTTGGAAATGAAAGCTGGTTACAAGGTGAAGATACAGGAGAACGTGATCACTGGCTACCGATTGGTGAACcgaaaaaaaggtttaaaatatATTCAGCTTATTTTGATCCCCGGCTTGAGGTGGTTG AGTCCTTCCCTACGCCAGATGGATTTCTACCGTTCGGCAGTGTTCGCATCTTTGCAATATTGCCATTTCACGTACGAAAAGGAGACATATTTTGCAATTTCAG ATCAGATAACACCTATGTAGCGCAACATCAAGCAGACCGGGTTGAAGCGGTTCATGAGCATTGGAATATGGAATTTGCCGCCAGTTATGTGATATGCAAACTTGCCGGAAATATTACTAAACGCGAAGCCCGCCTACCGGACGAGGTAGCTTTAAGCTATCTTTCTGAGCCCAGCATGCGGGAAGCAACCAGCTTTGTTCGTATAAA ATACCCTACCACGGACCGACTTCTCCGATCTGCTCCCACCCGATCATTGGCTGTTTGCGTTGGTCCATTGCATCACGACTTTGCACATGCTCTTCGAGTGGTGGAATTTTTTGAATATTACCAAATGAATGGAGCAGAACGGTTCTACGTGTATAACAAATCGGCTACACCAGAAGTAGACACCGTGTTGCGACACTATCAAGCCGCCGGACTGGTACAGGTTTTGGACTGGCATTTCGAAG GATACAAGTTCGAGAGCGAGCTGCGCTACGAGGGCATATTTGTGGCCCTAAATGATTGCTTTTATCGTGCTACAATTGCCGGAGGGTTTAAATACACAGCGATAGTCGATTTTGACGAGCTGCTATTTCCGACCAGTGATAATGAAACGCTTCTGGAGTATTTGCAAACAAAAGACCGATACGATGTGCATTCGTTCAACTTCCAAGGTGTGTTTTTCTACGACATCTATTCGCCTGATTTCTCAAAGGTTCCACCGTGGGCAAACAATACTTACCTCTACACACAGGTGCGTAATGTGCGCACGAAAAACCCTCTTTTACATCACAACCGCAGCAAATATGTGCTGAAGGGTCGCAACGTCTTAGAAGCTGGTAATCATTTTGTCTGGAAGGCGGTAAGAG Cacgttttcaataa
- the LOC1269524 gene encoding beta-1,4-galactosyltransferase galt-1 isoform X1 translates to MRPKMVREISYVSIKSRSKPVIFVHSLVSNRFTRKYGVLSLILLTALGLLYYRRVLFFCDDLQQKYIHQTLPLYQRSVSLTFGNESWLQGEDTGERDHWLPIGEPKKRFKIYSAYFDPRLEVVESFPTPDGFLPFGSVRIFAILPFHVRKGDIFCNFRSDNTYVAQHQADRVEAVHEHWNMEFAASYVICKLAGNITKREARLPDEVALSYLSEPSMREATSFVRIKYPTTDRLLRSAPTRSLAVCVGPLHHDFAHALRVVEFFEYYQMNGAERFYVYNKSATPEVDTVLRHYQAAGLVQVLDWHFEGYKFESELRYEGIFVALNDCFYRATIAGGFKYTAIVDFDELLFPTSDNETLLEYLQTKDRYDVHSFNFQGVFFYDIYSPDFSKVPPWANNTYLYTQVRNVRTKNPLLHHNRSKYVLKGRNVLEAGNHFVWKAVRDTHEYAVPEHEGLLMHYRDGSLGYDFENVVLDNRVRERFGDAIWRRVNAQCALIFPETTMCPLGEHYTRTASVR, encoded by the exons ATGCGACCCAAAATGGTTCGAGAAATATCGTACGTTTCCATCAAATCTCGTTCTAAACCAGTGATTTTTGTGCACTCGTTAGTATCAAATCGATTTACGCGAAAATATGGCGTATTGTCCCTAATTCTGTTGACAGCCCTCGGGCTGCTTTATTACCGACGAGTTTTGTTT TTCTGTGATGATTTGCAGCAAAAGTACATCCATCAAACACTACCACTGTATCAGCGTTCCGTATCCTTAACGTTTGGAAATGAAAGCTGGTTACAAGGTGAAGATACAGGAGAACGTGATCACTGGCTACCGATTGGTGAACcgaaaaaaaggtttaaaatatATTCAGCTTATTTTGATCCCCGGCTTGAGGTGGTTG AGTCCTTCCCTACGCCAGATGGATTTCTACCGTTCGGCAGTGTTCGCATCTTTGCAATATTGCCATTTCACGTACGAAAAGGAGACATATTTTGCAATTTCAG ATCAGATAACACCTATGTAGCGCAACATCAAGCAGACCGGGTTGAAGCGGTTCATGAGCATTGGAATATGGAATTTGCCGCCAGTTATGTGATATGCAAACTTGCCGGAAATATTACTAAACGCGAAGCCCGCCTACCGGACGAGGTAGCTTTAAGCTATCTTTCTGAGCCCAGCATGCGGGAAGCAACCAGCTTTGTTCGTATAAA ATACCCTACCACGGACCGACTTCTCCGATCTGCTCCCACCCGATCATTGGCTGTTTGCGTTGGTCCATTGCATCACGACTTTGCACATGCTCTTCGAGTGGTGGAATTTTTTGAATATTACCAAATGAATGGAGCAGAACGGTTCTACGTGTATAACAAATCGGCTACACCAGAAGTAGACACCGTGTTGCGACACTATCAAGCCGCCGGACTGGTACAGGTTTTGGACTGGCATTTCGAAG GATACAAGTTCGAGAGCGAGCTGCGCTACGAGGGCATATTTGTGGCCCTAAATGATTGCTTTTATCGTGCTACAATTGCCGGAGGGTTTAAATACACAGCGATAGTCGATTTTGACGAGCTGCTATTTCCGACCAGTGATAATGAAACGCTTCTGGAGTATTTGCAAACAAAAGACCGATACGATGTGCATTCGTTCAACTTCCAAGGTGTGTTTTTCTACGACATCTATTCGCCTGATTTCTCAAAGGTTCCACCGTGGGCAAACAATACTTACCTCTACACACAGGTGCGTAATGTGCGCACGAAAAACCCTCTTTTACATCACAACCGCAGCAAATATGTGCTGAAGGGTCGCAACGTCTTAGAAGCTGGTAATCATTTTGTCTGGAAGGCGGTAAGAG ATACTCACGAATATGCCGTACCGGAACATGAAGGACTTTTGATGCATTATCGCGATGGCAGCCTGGGCTACGACTTTGAAAACGTTGTACTAGATAACCGAGTCCGGGAGCGGTTTGGAGATGCAATATGGCGAAGAGTGAATGCGCAGTGTGCACTTATCTTTCCTGAGACGACTATGTGTCCCCTAGGAGAACACTATACTCGAACTGCATCAGTTCGATAA
- the LOC1269524 gene encoding uncharacterized protein LOC1269524 isoform X4 has translation MNGAERFYVYNKSATPEVDTVLRHYQAAGLVQVLDWHFEGYKFESELRYEGIFVALNDCFYRATIAGGFKYTAIVDFDELLFPTSDNETLLEYLQTKDRYDVHSFNFQGVFFYDIYSPDFSKVPPWANNTYLYTQVRNVRTKNPLLHHNRSKYVLKGRNVLEAGNHFVWKAVRDTHEYAVPEHEGLLMHYRDGSLGYDFENVVLDNRVRERFGDAIWRRVNAQCALIFPETTMCPLGEHYTRTASVR, from the exons ATGAATGGAGCAGAACGGTTCTACGTGTATAACAAATCGGCTACACCAGAAGTAGACACCGTGTTGCGACACTATCAAGCCGCCGGACTGGTACAGGTTTTGGACTGGCATTTCGAAG GATACAAGTTCGAGAGCGAGCTGCGCTACGAGGGCATATTTGTGGCCCTAAATGATTGCTTTTATCGTGCTACAATTGCCGGAGGGTTTAAATACACAGCGATAGTCGATTTTGACGAGCTGCTATTTCCGACCAGTGATAATGAAACGCTTCTGGAGTATTTGCAAACAAAAGACCGATACGATGTGCATTCGTTCAACTTCCAAGGTGTGTTTTTCTACGACATCTATTCGCCTGATTTCTCAAAGGTTCCACCGTGGGCAAACAATACTTACCTCTACACACAGGTGCGTAATGTGCGCACGAAAAACCCTCTTTTACATCACAACCGCAGCAAATATGTGCTGAAGGGTCGCAACGTCTTAGAAGCTGGTAATCATTTTGTCTGGAAGGCGGTAAGAG ATACTCACGAATATGCCGTACCGGAACATGAAGGACTTTTGATGCATTATCGCGATGGCAGCCTGGGCTACGACTTTGAAAACGTTGTACTAGATAACCGAGTCCGGGAGCGGTTTGGAGATGCAATATGGCGAAGAGTGAATGCGCAGTGTGCACTTATCTTTCCTGAGACGACTATGTGTCCCCTAGGAGAACACTATACTCGAACTGCATCAGTTCGATAA
- the LOC1269524 gene encoding beta-1,4-galactosyltransferase galt-1 isoform X2 has translation MRPKMVREISYVSIKSRSKPVIFVHSLVSNRFTRKYGVLSLILLTALGLLYYRRVLFQKYIHQTLPLYQRSVSLTFGNESWLQGEDTGERDHWLPIGEPKKRFKIYSAYFDPRLEVVESFPTPDGFLPFGSVRIFAILPFHVRKGDIFCNFRSDNTYVAQHQADRVEAVHEHWNMEFAASYVICKLAGNITKREARLPDEVALSYLSEPSMREATSFVRIKYPTTDRLLRSAPTRSLAVCVGPLHHDFAHALRVVEFFEYYQMNGAERFYVYNKSATPEVDTVLRHYQAAGLVQVLDWHFEGYKFESELRYEGIFVALNDCFYRATIAGGFKYTAIVDFDELLFPTSDNETLLEYLQTKDRYDVHSFNFQGVFFYDIYSPDFSKVPPWANNTYLYTQVRNVRTKNPLLHHNRSKYVLKGRNVLEAGNHFVWKAVRDTHEYAVPEHEGLLMHYRDGSLGYDFENVVLDNRVRERFGDAIWRRVNAQCALIFPETTMCPLGEHYTRTASVR, from the exons ATGCGACCCAAAATGGTTCGAGAAATATCGTACGTTTCCATCAAATCTCGTTCTAAACCAGTGATTTTTGTGCACTCGTTAGTATCAAATCGATTTACGCGAAAATATGGCGTATTGTCCCTAATTCTGTTGACAGCCCTCGGGCTGCTTTATTACCGACGAGTTTTGTTT CAAAAGTACATCCATCAAACACTACCACTGTATCAGCGTTCCGTATCCTTAACGTTTGGAAATGAAAGCTGGTTACAAGGTGAAGATACAGGAGAACGTGATCACTGGCTACCGATTGGTGAACcgaaaaaaaggtttaaaatatATTCAGCTTATTTTGATCCCCGGCTTGAGGTGGTTG AGTCCTTCCCTACGCCAGATGGATTTCTACCGTTCGGCAGTGTTCGCATCTTTGCAATATTGCCATTTCACGTACGAAAAGGAGACATATTTTGCAATTTCAG ATCAGATAACACCTATGTAGCGCAACATCAAGCAGACCGGGTTGAAGCGGTTCATGAGCATTGGAATATGGAATTTGCCGCCAGTTATGTGATATGCAAACTTGCCGGAAATATTACTAAACGCGAAGCCCGCCTACCGGACGAGGTAGCTTTAAGCTATCTTTCTGAGCCCAGCATGCGGGAAGCAACCAGCTTTGTTCGTATAAA ATACCCTACCACGGACCGACTTCTCCGATCTGCTCCCACCCGATCATTGGCTGTTTGCGTTGGTCCATTGCATCACGACTTTGCACATGCTCTTCGAGTGGTGGAATTTTTTGAATATTACCAAATGAATGGAGCAGAACGGTTCTACGTGTATAACAAATCGGCTACACCAGAAGTAGACACCGTGTTGCGACACTATCAAGCCGCCGGACTGGTACAGGTTTTGGACTGGCATTTCGAAG GATACAAGTTCGAGAGCGAGCTGCGCTACGAGGGCATATTTGTGGCCCTAAATGATTGCTTTTATCGTGCTACAATTGCCGGAGGGTTTAAATACACAGCGATAGTCGATTTTGACGAGCTGCTATTTCCGACCAGTGATAATGAAACGCTTCTGGAGTATTTGCAAACAAAAGACCGATACGATGTGCATTCGTTCAACTTCCAAGGTGTGTTTTTCTACGACATCTATTCGCCTGATTTCTCAAAGGTTCCACCGTGGGCAAACAATACTTACCTCTACACACAGGTGCGTAATGTGCGCACGAAAAACCCTCTTTTACATCACAACCGCAGCAAATATGTGCTGAAGGGTCGCAACGTCTTAGAAGCTGGTAATCATTTTGTCTGGAAGGCGGTAAGAG ATACTCACGAATATGCCGTACCGGAACATGAAGGACTTTTGATGCATTATCGCGATGGCAGCCTGGGCTACGACTTTGAAAACGTTGTACTAGATAACCGAGTCCGGGAGCGGTTTGGAGATGCAATATGGCGAAGAGTGAATGCGCAGTGTGCACTTATCTTTCCTGAGACGACTATGTGTCCCCTAGGAGAACACTATACTCGAACTGCATCAGTTCGATAA
- the LOC133392065 gene encoding uncharacterized protein LOC133392065 gives MAKHTITSLAFKIIIGVASVMLMLHYAPISEIPSMYAVECYQSYHVSHHSKLYDFVMMTETANKWMKFVTFVATDHKPIGIGKIYKTVIDTNIFLLAVVEHQQGQYAALETMSKDSTPQFRIEIRFTSDLYAPCQKRQQSDFDSRRLDLFSLLRVKRSEPYEVLKESNLNNITAMAEHCVSVQQQAASPSNRINTNGLTLKILLLHDSLLFQNTIGALYRYSLRRHLRRSLANLAYVLPHLEEHGRTLSPSACLNH, from the exons atggcaaaacatacTATTACGTCTTtagcatttaaaataattattggaGTAGCTAGTGTTATGCTTATGCTGCATTATGCACCCATTTCTGAAATACCTAGCATGTATGCAGTAGAGTGCTACCAAAGCTATCATGTATCGCACCACTCCAAATTGTACGATTTTGTGATGATGACAGAAACTGCAAATAAG TGGATGAAATTCGTAACTTTCGTCGCTACAGACCACAAACCCATTGGAATCGGCAAAATATATAAGACTGTAATAG ACACAAATATATTTctgcttgctgttgttgaGCACCAGCAAGGTCAATATGCTGCTTTGGAAACGATGAGTAAAGATAGCACACCGCAGTTTCGCATTGAAATACGCTTTACCAGTGATCTTTATGCACCATGTCAAAAACGGCAACAAAGTGATTTCGATTCACGACGTTTAGATCTATTTTCATTGCTGCGCGTCAAACGGTCTGAACCGTATGAAGTTTTAAAGGAAAGTAATTTAAACAACATAACGGCGATGGCAGAACACTGCGTTTCTGTCCAACAGCAAGCTGCTAGCCCTTCAAATAGAATCAATACAAATGGGTTaacattaaaaatattgttgttACACGACTCATTGCTATTTCAG aaCACCATCGGAGCGTTGTATCGATACTCTTTGAGACGGCATCTCAGACGGTCCTTGGCTAACCTGGCGTACGTATTACCACACTTAGAGGAGCATGGACGTACCTTATCACCATCTGCATGCTTAAACCACTGA